A part of Streptomyces sp. NBC_01497 genomic DNA contains:
- a CDS encoding alpha/beta fold hydrolase, which produces MDVQRRNNVRVTGRPDGPVVMLAHGFGCDQNMWRLVVPALAEQYRVVLFDYVGSGRSDTSSWSRERYASLEGYAQDVLEICRELDLREVAFVGHSVSAMAGVLACVAEPERFGRMVMVCPSPRYIDDGEYRGGFSEEDIGELLDSLDSNYLGWSATMAPVIMANPERPELGQELTNSFCATDPDMARVFAHTTFLSDTRADLDKVRVPTLVLECSHDVIAPRGVGAFVQASVPGSRLVTLDATGHCPQLSAPEATRQAILSFLGGPRDV; this is translated from the coding sequence ATGGACGTGCAGCGCAGGAACAATGTCAGGGTGACCGGCCGGCCGGACGGGCCGGTGGTCATGCTGGCGCACGGGTTCGGCTGCGATCAGAACATGTGGCGGCTGGTGGTGCCCGCGCTGGCCGAGCAGTACCGGGTGGTGCTGTTCGACTACGTCGGCTCGGGCCGCTCCGACACGTCCTCCTGGAGCCGTGAGCGGTACGCGTCGCTGGAGGGCTACGCGCAGGACGTGCTGGAGATCTGCCGTGAGCTCGACCTGCGGGAGGTGGCGTTCGTGGGCCACTCGGTCAGCGCCATGGCCGGGGTGCTGGCCTGCGTCGCGGAGCCGGAACGCTTCGGCAGGATGGTGATGGTCTGCCCCTCCCCCCGCTACATCGACGACGGGGAGTACCGGGGCGGGTTCAGCGAAGAGGACATCGGGGAGCTGCTCGACTCACTGGACTCCAACTATCTGGGCTGGTCCGCGACGATGGCGCCCGTCATCATGGCCAATCCGGAGCGGCCGGAGCTGGGCCAGGAACTGACGAACAGTTTCTGTGCCACCGACCCGGACATGGCCCGGGTCTTCGCCCACACCACCTTCCTCTCCGACACCCGGGCGGACCTGGACAAGGTGCGGGTTCCCACCCTGGTCCTTGAGTGCTCCCACGATGTCATCGCACCGCGGGGGGTGGGAGCGTTCGTGCAGGCGTCCGTTCCCGGTAGTCGGCTGGTGACGCTGGACGCGACGGGGCACTGTCCACAACTGAGCGCGCCCGAAGCGACCCGCCAGGCGATCCTGTCCTTCCTCGGCGGCCCCCGTGATGTGTGA
- a CDS encoding PP2C family protein-serine/threonine phosphatase, with product MCETGRSPDDPGAGPDNGMALEASFSALLEDDVDDLYENAPCGYLSTLLDGTIAKINGTLLAWLGYRREETVGRKRFTDLLTVGGRLYHETHFSPLLRMRGDINGIALELKAGDGTRLPVLVTSRVKSGTNGEPLLIRTTLVDASDRRAYEKELLRRRQEAVAAHEQVERDRARLQSVLATLQQSLLPPSLPAVPGLAADAHYHTASPDNLGGDFYDLFTLGDGRWGFFLGDVCGKGPEAAAVTSLARYTLRAAALREPDPVAALSVLNTALYEKYSSGGDARYCTVILGTLTPKAGGFDITLASGGHPPALVMRGDGGTAYLPTPGGCLVGILPDAPFTAVTTTLEPGDTLVLYTDGLTEARIGADRQRYGDDALHAFAAGLAPATPSATITALTGLLDGFGDGLDDDTAVLSLGVPPLTRSDEPS from the coding sequence ATGTGTGAGACCGGGCGCAGCCCGGATGACCCCGGTGCCGGTCCGGACAACGGCATGGCACTGGAGGCGTCGTTCAGCGCGCTGCTGGAGGACGACGTGGACGACCTGTACGAGAACGCCCCGTGCGGGTATCTCTCCACCTTGCTCGACGGAACGATCGCCAAGATCAACGGCACACTGCTGGCCTGGCTCGGTTACCGCCGGGAGGAGACGGTGGGCCGCAAGCGGTTCACGGACCTGCTGACCGTGGGCGGAAGGCTCTACCACGAGACACATTTCTCCCCGCTGCTGCGGATGCGGGGCGACATCAACGGCATCGCCCTGGAGCTCAAGGCGGGCGACGGCACCCGCCTGCCCGTACTGGTGACCTCCAGGGTCAAGTCCGGCACCAACGGCGAGCCGCTGCTGATCCGCACCACCCTCGTCGACGCGAGCGACCGGCGCGCCTACGAGAAGGAGCTTCTCCGGCGCCGTCAGGAGGCCGTGGCCGCTCATGAGCAGGTGGAGCGGGACCGTGCACGACTGCAGAGCGTCCTTGCGACACTGCAGCAGAGCCTGCTCCCGCCGTCCCTCCCCGCGGTGCCGGGCCTGGCGGCCGACGCGCATTACCACACCGCCTCCCCCGACAATCTGGGCGGGGATTTCTACGACCTTTTCACGCTCGGCGACGGCCGGTGGGGGTTCTTCCTCGGTGACGTCTGCGGCAAGGGCCCGGAGGCCGCGGCCGTCACCTCGCTGGCCCGCTACACCCTGCGGGCCGCGGCCCTGCGCGAACCCGATCCCGTCGCAGCACTGTCCGTCCTGAACACCGCCCTGTATGAGAAGTACAGCAGCGGCGGCGACGCGCGGTACTGCACCGTCATCCTCGGCACACTCACCCCGAAGGCCGGCGGGTTCGACATCACCCTGGCCAGCGGGGGCCACCCACCGGCCCTGGTGATGCGCGGCGACGGCGGTACCGCCTACCTGCCCACACCGGGCGGCTGCCTCGTCGGAATCCTGCCCGACGCCCCCTTCACGGCCGTCACCACGACCCTGGAACCGGGTGACACGCTGGTGCTGTACACCGACGGTCTCACCGAAGCCCGCATCGGCGCCGACCGGCAGCGCTACGGTGACGACGCCCTGCACGCCTTCGCCGCGGGCCTGGCACCCGCCACGCCCAGCGCCACGATCACTGCGCTCACCGGGCTCCTCGACGGGTTCGGTGACGGACTGGACGACGACACCGCCGTCCTCAGCCTCGGTGTTCCGCCTCTCACCCGGAGTGACGAACCCTCGTGA
- a CDS encoding STAS domain-containing protein codes for MSDLRITTRPGASGAVLALTGDLDHDSAPGLREAVGHLALHPGEQLVLDLSGLAFCDSSGISAFIVARNKALGAQAGIALAGTPERILRVLRIVGLQQVFRLHPDARRAATAWPEPAESTP; via the coding sequence GTGAGCGATCTTCGTATCACCACCCGCCCCGGTGCGAGCGGAGCTGTCCTCGCCCTGACCGGCGACCTCGACCACGACAGCGCGCCGGGGCTGCGCGAGGCTGTCGGCCACCTTGCCCTGCACCCGGGCGAGCAGCTGGTCCTCGACCTGTCCGGCCTGGCCTTCTGTGACTCCAGCGGCATCAGCGCCTTCATCGTCGCCCGCAACAAGGCACTCGGAGCACAGGCGGGCATCGCCCTCGCCGGCACCCCCGAACGCATTCTCCGTGTCCTGCGCATCGTCGGCCTCCAGCAGGTCTTCCGCCTGCACCCGGACGCCCGGAGGGCCGCCACGGCCTGGCCGGAACCCGCGGAGAGCACCCCGTGA
- a CDS encoding Dps family protein — MTSDTVSSTARLSEQEAAVGFTASRQMAGALQAVLVDLIELHLQGKQAHWNLVGLNFRDLHKQLDHIVDDAREGGDTIAERMRSLRAVPDGRSDTVVATTTLPTFPEGELSVTAVVDLITTRLYATAATLRRVHDGVDAEDPSTADILHGIIETMEEHAWMVGSENRQV, encoded by the coding sequence ATGACGTCGGACACTGTCTCATCCACGGCTCGACTCTCCGAGCAGGAAGCAGCCGTGGGCTTCACGGCGTCCCGGCAGATGGCGGGGGCCCTGCAGGCGGTCCTTGTCGATCTCATCGAGCTGCATCTCCAGGGCAAGCAGGCTCACTGGAACCTCGTTGGCCTCAACTTCCGTGACCTGCACAAACAGCTCGATCACATCGTCGATGACGCGCGGGAGGGCGGCGACACGATCGCCGAGCGGATGAGGAGCCTGCGCGCGGTTCCGGACGGACGTTCCGACACCGTCGTCGCGACCACGACGCTGCCCACGTTCCCCGAGGGGGAGCTGAGTGTGACGGCCGTGGTGGACCTCATCACGACGCGCCTGTACGCAACGGCTGCGACGCTCCGGCGCGTGCACGACGGTGTGGACGCCGAGGACCCGTCGACCGCGGACATCCTGCACGGGATCATCGAGACCATGGAGGAGCACGCGTGGATGGTCGGCTCGGAGAACCGGCAGGTGTGA
- a CDS encoding pyridoxal phosphate-dependent aminotransferase: MTPLPDFRLENYFSRWEFTARHHLTASDAQTMTLPELLALADDEDRHAWETLSLGYTETFGDPALREAIADMYTHADADDVICFAGAEEALYLAMQVLLGPDDHAVVVTPDYQSAETVPLSLCQVSGVALDPGADWALDLDEVAAAIRPNTRVVSVNFPHNPTGKVIPEADFARLARMCDERGIHLFSDEVYRGLELDPSRTLPNASDLSERALSLNVTSKSLGLPGLRIGWITCRDRQLRSRLERAKHYTTICNAAPSEVLARIALKARTSILARNRALIAANLPLFDAFFSEFRDLFTWRAPDGGCVAYPRYLGSDGVEDFCTSLVAEAGVLLLPASIYRSELTDTPGDHFRIGIGRRDPEPALDAFAAWLRAR; this comes from the coding sequence GTGACTCCGCTGCCCGATTTCCGGCTGGAGAACTACTTCTCGCGCTGGGAGTTCACCGCCCGCCACCACCTGACGGCCTCCGACGCGCAGACGATGACCCTGCCCGAACTGCTCGCGCTGGCCGACGACGAGGACCGCCACGCCTGGGAGACGCTGTCCCTCGGCTACACCGAGACCTTCGGTGATCCGGCCCTGCGGGAAGCGATCGCGGACATGTACACCCACGCGGACGCGGACGACGTGATCTGCTTCGCCGGCGCCGAAGAGGCCCTGTACCTGGCCATGCAGGTCCTGTTGGGCCCGGACGACCACGCCGTGGTGGTCACCCCCGACTACCAGTCCGCGGAGACCGTGCCGCTGTCCCTGTGCCAGGTGAGCGGTGTGGCCCTGGACCCCGGTGCGGACTGGGCCCTGGACCTGGACGAGGTGGCCGCGGCCATCCGCCCCAACACCCGGGTGGTATCCGTCAACTTCCCCCACAACCCCACGGGAAAGGTCATCCCCGAGGCGGACTTCGCCCGCCTGGCGCGGATGTGCGACGAGCGGGGCATCCACCTGTTCAGCGACGAGGTCTACCGTGGCCTGGAGCTCGATCCCTCCCGCACCCTGCCGAACGCCTCGGACCTGTCCGAGCGCGCACTCTCGCTGAACGTCACCTCGAAGTCGCTGGGGCTGCCCGGCCTGCGGATCGGCTGGATCACCTGCAGGGACCGGCAGTTGCGTTCCCGGCTCGAACGAGCGAAGCACTACACCACGATCTGCAACGCGGCCCCCAGCGAGGTTCTCGCCCGGATCGCCCTCAAGGCGCGCACGTCGATCCTGGCGCGGAACCGGGCGCTCATCGCGGCCAACCTGCCGTTGTTCGATGCCTTCTTCTCCGAGTTCCGCGACCTGTTCACCTGGCGGGCCCCGGACGGCGGGTGTGTGGCCTATCCGCGATACCTGGGCTCCGACGGGGTGGAGGACTTCTGTACGAGCCTGGTCGCGGAGGCCGGGGTCCTGCTGCTGCCGGCGAGCATCTACCGCTCCGAGCTCACCGACACCCCAGGGGACCACTTCCGCATCGGGATCGGCCGCCGTGACCCCGAGCCCGCTCTGGACGCCTTCGCCGCTTGGCTTCGGGCCCGCTGA
- a CDS encoding helix-turn-helix transcriptional regulator encodes METVEDGADPRVRMWSPACRAIALLLGPYAEVVLHDAGRDRVLAIWNPMAGRAPGDPSYLGELDRVEPSGRDVYGPYAKLLADGRRLSSVSAVLRDLDGEPSAVLCVNLDRTPWEQAAALLAGFAAPSAPRPEALFEQDWTESVHRIVGNFVRTRGRPAERLGRDDRLDVLAELDRAGVFTVRRAVPVVAGALKVSRSTVYALLGDLRDRRSNA; translated from the coding sequence ATGGAGACGGTGGAGGACGGCGCGGACCCGCGCGTGCGGATGTGGTCCCCGGCCTGCCGGGCGATCGCCCTGCTGCTCGGCCCGTACGCGGAGGTGGTCCTGCACGATGCCGGGCGCGACCGGGTACTGGCCATCTGGAACCCCATGGCCGGGCGCGCGCCGGGCGACCCCTCCTACCTCGGCGAGCTGGACCGCGTGGAGCCCTCCGGCCGCGACGTCTACGGGCCCTACGCGAAACTGCTGGCCGACGGGCGACGCCTCTCCTCGGTCAGCGCGGTCCTTCGTGACCTCGACGGCGAGCCGTCGGCTGTCCTGTGCGTGAACCTCGACCGTACGCCGTGGGAGCAGGCCGCCGCGCTGCTCGCGGGGTTCGCCGCGCCCTCGGCCCCACGGCCGGAAGCGCTGTTCGAGCAGGACTGGACCGAGAGCGTGCACCGCATCGTCGGGAACTTCGTCCGCACCCGCGGGCGGCCCGCCGAACGCCTCGGACGCGACGACCGTCTCGACGTCCTCGCCGAACTGGACCGTGCCGGTGTCTTCACGGTGCGGCGCGCCGTCCCCGTCGTCGCCGGCGCACTGAAGGTGTCGCGATCCACCGTCTACGCCCTGCTCGGTGACCTCAGAGACCGAAGGAGCAACGCGTGA
- a CDS encoding glycosyl hydrolase 2 galactose-binding domain-containing protein, whose protein sequence is MTITDDTTRARTSVPLDQGWTLRHEGEDIPARVPGCVHTDLLAARRIPDPFLGRNELDVDWVGRADWRYDIVVGARDTSHERTDLVFEGLDTVAEILLGGEILGNTANMHRSYRFDVTDRLGEAGTPLSVCFTSAYAAAAGLRTRMGAREEAYPHPSSFIRKMACAFGWDWGPALPTAGIWKPARLEHWSTARLDRVRPLVTVDGTTGRVEVRLDVARTASGAAAALTAEVRVAGGHPVSVPLGGDSATVVAEVPDVSLWWPRGYGEQPLYACEVTLRDQDGAVLDTWSRRVGFRTVVLDTTADEHGTGFTFVVNGERVFSRGVNWIPDDVFPSRVTPERYRERLTQAAEAGVDLVRVWGGGIFERDDFYDVCDELGLMVWQDFLFACATYPEEQPLRSEVEAEARENVARLMPHPSLVLWNGNNENLWVYRMWNWEEQLAGDSWGEGYYLALLPRVVAETDPTRAYWAGSPWSGSWEHAPEDPAHGCTHLWDVWNTTDYTDYLDSVPRFVSEFGWQAPPAYATLRRALAGEELAPGSPGVLHHQKAEDGNGKLERGLARHFDVPDDFDRWHYLMQVNQARAVATGVEHWRSHWPVCAGAVVWQLNDCWPVTSWSAVDGDGRLKPLWYELRRLYADRLLSVQVRDGRPVLCAVNQAAAEWRTEVRLRRMSADGTVLADGVLPLVAGRRAVAAVPVPERFVPDRTSGREYLVADAQGLRALHVPVRDKEFAYPVPEYDVSVSPGEEAKDEVLVAIHAHTLLRDALLQADRIAPTATADRGLFTLLPGESLTVRVRGWAAPDAARAGKALFVLR, encoded by the coding sequence ATGACGATCACCGACGACACCACCCGGGCCCGGACGTCCGTCCCCCTGGACCAGGGCTGGACCCTGCGCCACGAGGGAGAGGACATCCCCGCGCGGGTACCGGGGTGCGTGCACACGGATCTGCTCGCCGCCCGGCGCATCCCCGACCCGTTCCTCGGCCGCAACGAACTCGACGTCGACTGGGTGGGTCGCGCCGACTGGCGCTATGACATCGTTGTCGGCGCCCGTGACACCTCCCACGAGCGCACCGACCTGGTCTTCGAGGGCCTGGACACCGTCGCCGAGATCCTGCTCGGTGGCGAGATCCTCGGGAACACCGCCAACATGCACCGTTCGTACCGTTTCGACGTCACCGACCGCCTGGGCGAGGCAGGTACGCCCCTCTCGGTGTGCTTCACCTCCGCCTACGCGGCGGCGGCCGGCCTGCGCACCCGGATGGGCGCCCGGGAGGAGGCCTATCCGCACCCGTCCTCCTTCATCCGCAAGATGGCCTGCGCCTTCGGCTGGGACTGGGGCCCCGCGCTGCCCACCGCGGGTATCTGGAAGCCCGCCCGCCTCGAACACTGGTCGACCGCACGGCTGGACCGGGTGCGGCCGCTCGTCACCGTCGACGGCACGACCGGACGTGTCGAGGTGCGTCTCGACGTGGCACGTACCGCCTCGGGTGCGGCCGCCGCACTGACCGCCGAGGTACGGGTGGCGGGCGGCCACCCCGTTTCGGTGCCGCTCGGCGGTGACAGCGCCACCGTGGTCGCCGAGGTGCCGGACGTCTCCCTGTGGTGGCCGCGCGGCTACGGCGAACAGCCGTTGTACGCCTGCGAGGTAACCCTGCGGGACCAGGACGGTGCCGTCCTCGACACCTGGTCGAGGCGCGTGGGATTCCGTACGGTCGTCCTCGACACCACGGCCGACGAGCACGGCACGGGATTCACGTTCGTCGTCAACGGCGAGCGTGTGTTCTCGCGCGGGGTCAACTGGATTCCCGACGACGTCTTCCCCTCACGCGTCACCCCCGAGCGCTACCGGGAGCGCCTCACGCAGGCGGCGGAGGCCGGGGTCGACCTCGTACGCGTCTGGGGCGGCGGCATCTTCGAACGGGACGACTTCTACGACGTCTGCGACGAACTCGGCCTGATGGTCTGGCAGGACTTCCTCTTCGCCTGTGCCACCTACCCCGAGGAACAGCCCCTGCGCTCCGAGGTCGAGGCGGAGGCCAGGGAGAACGTCGCCCGGCTGATGCCGCATCCGAGCCTGGTGCTGTGGAACGGCAACAACGAGAACCTGTGGGTGTACCGCATGTGGAACTGGGAGGAGCAACTCGCGGGGGACTCCTGGGGCGAGGGCTACTACCTGGCCCTCCTCCCGCGGGTCGTGGCCGAGACCGACCCCACGCGCGCCTACTGGGCGGGCAGCCCCTGGTCCGGCTCGTGGGAGCACGCGCCGGAGGACCCGGCGCACGGCTGCACCCACCTCTGGGACGTGTGGAACACCACCGACTACACGGACTACCTCGACAGCGTCCCGCGCTTCGTCTCCGAGTTCGGCTGGCAGGCACCGCCCGCGTACGCGACCCTGCGCCGTGCGCTGGCGGGCGAGGAACTCGCCCCCGGCTCGCCCGGAGTGCTGCACCACCAGAAGGCCGAGGACGGCAACGGGAAGCTGGAGCGCGGGCTGGCCCGCCACTTCGACGTCCCGGACGACTTCGACAGGTGGCACTACCTGATGCAGGTCAACCAGGCGCGTGCGGTCGCCACCGGGGTGGAGCACTGGCGCTCGCACTGGCCGGTGTGCGCGGGCGCGGTCGTGTGGCAACTCAACGACTGCTGGCCGGTCACGAGTTGGTCGGCGGTGGACGGTGACGGCCGCCTCAAGCCGCTCTGGTACGAACTGCGCAGGCTGTACGCGGACCGGCTGCTGAGCGTGCAGGTGCGGGACGGCCGGCCGGTGCTCTGCGCCGTGAACCAGGCGGCGGCCGAGTGGCGTACCGAGGTGCGGCTGCGCAGGATGAGTGCGGACGGTACGGTCCTCGCCGACGGCGTCCTCCCGCTCGTGGCCGGACGGCGCGCGGTGGCGGCGGTCCCCGTGCCCGAGCGGTTCGTGCCGGATCGGACGTCGGGGAGGGAGTACCTCGTCGCGGACGCACAAGGGCTGCGCGCTCTCCATGTACCGGTACGGGACAAGGAGTTCGCCTACCCCGTGCCCGAGTACGACGTGAGCGTGTCGCCCGGCGAGGAGGCGAAGGACGAGGTGCTCGTCGCGATCCACGCGCACACCCTGCTGCGGGACGCGCTCCTCCAGGCGGACCGGATCGCGCCGACGGCCACGGCGGACCGGGGCCTGTTCACCTTGCTGCCGGGTGAGAGCCTGACGGTGCGGGTGCGGGGATGGGCCGCTCCGGACGCGGCAAGGGCCGGGAAGGCCCTGTTCGTGCTGCGGTGA
- a CDS encoding ABC transporter substrate-binding protein, whose translation MITRRVRRGRRLTASLAALGLAAVLSGCAAGSDAGSGTTTVNWWTWDDKQAAAYQKCADAFEKANPGIRVKITQYDSADYFTKLLSGFVADTAPDAFMDSVQYLQQYASLGQLMPLNDLMKKTRFDIGKFSVGVDDWKYTDGKQYGLPMDWASAALYYNTTTLTKAGYTPDDVAHLGWNPDNGGSFEKMVAHLTVDRNGVRGDQPGFDKKHVARYGISSMTAVGNDFNGLTTWRPFASSLGWRIGDKDSWPTEFRYDDPRLVKTFTFFRDLTDKGFAPAPGEFASAGNAPSGGDLLGSGKVAIYAGGSWEAATLDKLPKVKVGTGPLVAGPDGRRATVSNANGNTIWSGTRHPEQTWKWVAYMGSAACQTTASQTGTFLPSIPAAMDASSRAMARQGVDLSVFEEQEKNHQLLPNTPYANGTALQSALLPSMQQFFAHQKGDSVFPEMTEESRKLLADTD comes from the coding sequence ATGATCACACGTCGCGTGCGACGGGGACGGCGGCTCACCGCCTCGCTCGCCGCGCTGGGGCTGGCCGCCGTGCTGAGCGGCTGCGCTGCCGGATCGGACGCCGGATCGGGCACGACCACCGTCAACTGGTGGACCTGGGACGACAAGCAGGCCGCCGCCTACCAGAAGTGCGCGGACGCCTTCGAGAAGGCGAACCCCGGCATCCGGGTGAAGATCACCCAGTACGACTCGGCTGACTACTTCACCAAACTTCTCTCCGGGTTCGTCGCCGACACCGCCCCCGACGCCTTCATGGACAGCGTCCAGTACCTGCAGCAGTACGCGTCACTCGGGCAGTTGATGCCCCTGAACGACCTGATGAAGAAGACCCGCTTCGACATCGGGAAGTTCTCGGTCGGCGTCGACGACTGGAAGTACACGGACGGCAAGCAGTACGGACTGCCCATGGACTGGGCCTCCGCCGCGCTCTACTACAACACCACCACGCTGACGAAGGCCGGTTACACACCGGACGATGTCGCCCACCTCGGCTGGAACCCCGACAACGGCGGCTCGTTCGAGAAGATGGTGGCGCACCTGACGGTCGACAGGAACGGTGTGCGCGGCGATCAGCCGGGCTTCGACAAGAAGCACGTCGCCAGGTACGGCATCAGCAGCATGACCGCGGTGGGAAACGACTTCAACGGCCTCACGACCTGGCGCCCCTTCGCCTCCTCCCTCGGCTGGCGCATCGGCGACAAGGACAGCTGGCCCACCGAGTTCAGGTACGACGATCCCCGCCTGGTCAAGACGTTCACCTTCTTCCGCGACCTCACGGACAAGGGATTCGCCCCCGCCCCGGGCGAGTTCGCGTCGGCGGGCAACGCCCCCAGCGGAGGCGACCTGCTCGGTTCCGGGAAGGTGGCCATCTACGCGGGCGGTTCCTGGGAGGCCGCGACCCTCGACAAGCTCCCCAAGGTCAAGGTCGGCACGGGGCCGCTCGTCGCCGGCCCGGACGGAAGGCGGGCCACGGTCAGCAACGCCAACGGGAACACCATCTGGTCCGGTACCCGGCACCCGGAGCAGACCTGGAAGTGGGTCGCCTACATGGGCTCGGCCGCCTGTCAGACGACGGCGTCGCAGACCGGCACCTTCCTGCCCTCCATCCCCGCCGCGATGGACGCGTCGTCCCGGGCGATGGCGCGGCAGGGGGTCGACCTCTCGGTCTTCGAGGAGCAGGAGAAGAACCACCAGCTCCTGCCGAACACCCCGTACGCCAACGGCACGGCCCTGCAGTCCGCGCTGCTCCCCTCGATGCAGCAGTTCTTCGCGCATCAGAAGGGCGACTCCGTCTTCCCCGAGATGACCGAGGAGAGCAGGAAACTCCTCGCCGACACCGACTGA
- a CDS encoding tetratricopeptide repeat protein: MFFDSKEYMTAARILLGLVELEPEQVATRLLLARAYYHSARLGKAEEQLRAVVERDPVEAYAHLMLGRTLERQGRAAEAATHLRIAAAFDGDPFEETAPPRLGTPKR, translated from the coding sequence ATGTTCTTCGACTCCAAGGAGTACATGACCGCCGCCCGCATCCTGCTGGGCCTGGTCGAGCTGGAGCCGGAGCAGGTGGCGACACGGCTGCTGCTGGCGCGCGCCTACTACCACTCCGCCCGCCTGGGCAAGGCGGAGGAGCAGCTGCGGGCCGTCGTGGAGCGGGATCCCGTGGAGGCGTACGCGCACCTCATGCTGGGCCGCACCCTGGAGCGCCAGGGCCGGGCCGCCGAGGCGGCCACGCACCTGCGGATCGCCGCCGCTTTCGACGGCGACCCGTTCGAGGAGACGGCGCCGCCGCGGCTGGGGACGCCGAAGCGCTGA
- the ligD gene encoding non-homologous end-joining DNA ligase, which produces MSGGSKDDDVRTVRAGRRTIQVHRPGKVLFPESEPPLTKADLVGHYHDLAPYLLPELKGRPLMLERHPDGLAGPRFMQKNTPDSYPAWIHRAELAKKGGTVTHAVCDDEPTLLYLADQASLTFHRWQSRADRPDNPDRLVFDLDPADDDFERVRSAARRLGELLAQLRLPAALMTTGSRGLHVIVPLDRAAGFDDVRNFAGEVAALLAARDPDHLTTEVRTNARGGRLYLDLQRNAYAQTSVAPYSVRAKPGAPVATPISWDQLDDPDLHAQRWGVGTVLPQARKNPWSELPARGRGLGPAARRLRALH; this is translated from the coding sequence ATGAGCGGCGGGAGCAAGGACGACGACGTCCGTACGGTACGGGCGGGTCGCAGGACGATCCAGGTGCACCGGCCCGGAAAGGTCCTCTTCCCGGAGAGCGAGCCGCCGCTCACCAAGGCGGACCTGGTCGGCCACTACCACGACCTCGCCCCGTACCTGCTGCCGGAGCTGAAGGGCCGGCCGCTGATGCTGGAGCGCCACCCCGACGGCCTTGCGGGGCCGCGCTTCATGCAGAAGAACACCCCGGATTCCTACCCGGCCTGGATCCACCGGGCCGAGCTGGCGAAGAAGGGCGGAACCGTCACGCACGCGGTGTGCGACGACGAACCCACCCTGCTCTACCTCGCCGACCAGGCGTCCTTGACCTTCCACCGCTGGCAGTCCCGTGCGGACCGGCCGGACAACCCGGACCGGCTCGTCTTCGACCTCGACCCGGCGGACGACGACTTCGAGCGGGTCCGTTCCGCGGCCCGCCGGCTGGGTGAACTGCTGGCCCAACTGCGCCTGCCGGCCGCCCTGATGACAACGGGATCACGCGGTCTGCACGTGATCGTGCCGCTGGACCGGGCGGCCGGCTTCGACGACGTACGCAACTTCGCGGGCGAGGTGGCGGCCCTGCTGGCGGCGCGCGACCCGGACCACCTCACGACGGAGGTACGGACGAACGCGCGCGGCGGCCGGCTCTACCTGGACCTCCAGCGCAACGCGTACGCGCAGACGTCGGTGGCGCCGTACTCGGTGCGCGCGAAGCCGGGCGCGCCCGTCGCGACGCCGATCAGCTGGGACCAGCTGGACGACCCGGACCTGCACGCACAGCGCTGGGGCGTCGGCACGGTGCTGCCCCAGGCACGGAAGAACCCCTGGTCAGAGCTGCCGGCCAGGGGGAGGGGACTGGGCCCGGCGGCGCGCCGCCTCCGGGCCCTTCACTGA